Genomic window (Vanessa tameamea isolate UH-Manoa-2023 chromosome 3, ilVanTame1 primary haplotype, whole genome shotgun sequence):
TACCCAGGAATGCACCACCTTTACCACAAAATAAGATTCCTAAGTCAACCTTTAGAAAAAGTGCTTTTGTAGCGACAGCTATTCAAACTAAAAAGTCTAttcaaaaaacaattcaaaatgtAGAATCTGACAACTCTGATTCTGATGAATCTattcgaacaaaaaaaaaagtcaagaaaaagtccaaattaaataaaaataaattgcaaaaaaacaTAACAGAGACTAAAATCAAGAATTAACTTTGTTCTTATTGTATACTAGTACATAccttactaattttaatatattgcaatAGTGAATAAAGTaacttgaaattatatttacttatacattttattttatattcctaccatttgaaacataaaacaaaattaagaaaCTTTATTGaaacataagaaatattcaaatgtaattctaaatatttaaaaaaatatgtgataaatatctgttatggttatttttttaatgcatttgaAATGTATACTAATGGTAACCTCTCTTTGATTAAAATCAAGGATACATTTGCCTACCATAAAATTCACAAGCAATATTGAGTTGTCTTATGTAAACAAACATGCTATGTGTAAGAAACAAAACTATGCTTAGCGATATTagttaagaaaatattgaatacaataacatacaatattaaaatattcgtcaatcatgaaataaataaaaaaccattaGGCAATTTAcagatatttgaaataaaatataatgtagataataatataaattgaatactcACTCagtaaattgataataaatttataaaataaagggtTTTGTATTGATTAACTCGGAATCTTGATAAAAAAGCAAGATttgattaagaaataaaaaaaaaaataaactcaaaacttTTGTAATTTGCGGTTATGTCGTTTGTAATTGAAATCTGACATTGACAAGtgacatattatttcaaaaatctaattcaagtttttttcagtaatatatctaaaatctCTGATGTAGATTATAAAATAGAACTTTCGCCAACTTTTTCGATCAATCTGGGTAGTGTAATTGAACTGTAAATACGTTAAGCATTAATTTATGACTTATAAAATAtctcatatattttgtttacaaatccAACTTAATTCTTTTCGAATTTCATACATCGTTGATGTACTGccaataaataattcttgtaaacaaaaataattccaGAAAGCGggacctttttattttttatttgtagtttaATAGATATCTGCTTTCCacacaaaatattatagacTATACTTAGATCTATTAGTCCAATCTAgttgatttataaatcattttcatCAGATTATATATCAACTAGATTGGGCCCGTGGCTTGTCTCGTGTTTAATAAGAGCCCTTCTACTATGACCATAGTCAGTACCTCAAAGGCACTTCCTCTCCTATATTATCGCATGGAGATAAACTTTTTCATGTAAATTGAGTTCCGATAACaatgcattttataatattaattatttaattacaatatatttaatatactttatataataatgatatacaatacaagtaaaaataaagttttaaaaaagtagcctaactTATTAAGTGAAATCTTAACATACGAAGAATAATGCTCTTAAACTATAAAGATTTTATGTGTACATGCCGTTTTATTAAGTACGTCTGTGTAgcaaaaaagataatatattaacgagtaaaaaaataaaagtacatttgaaaaaaaaacctttttattcgGTTTGCATTGacaatatttgttatatcaATTGGGTGGATATTCGGATATTCGGATTTTAAAAGATCCTAATGAAGATCTTCTAAAATCCAAATAAACgcagaaaaatattgtaaagtggagaatacatttaaaaaaaacgacagttattacaatgaatatattaacatatatttgtaagCCAATTTGTTTGAGTTAAATTTGTTGAAGTTGAGCAAAATGAAGTGGAAACAGGTGTTGCCGTCGAAAATGCTAATATTCTAAGTTCACCAGTTTCGGAAAACTGAAGAGCATTACTGAGTCTTAATCCTGACGAAGTATATCCTGGTGTTTGTGGATCTCCAGTAATAGGATTAAATGTACCACATCTTGATTTAGCAAGAATGCACGAAGTTACATTTGTGTAAAATCTTACGTTATTGCtatcaattgttatatttacacCAGTTCTACTTTCTCTCGTGCATTGAGTTATctgaaaataatcataaataatcaaaaataaatgctgaaatttaaattaaattataaacaataaatactttgttATGGTACATCCTTACcaaatttatagaattaattcTTCTTAAGCATCGTGCAAAATCACAATATCCCATATAACAACCTGAAGGCTGAACGTTTAAAGCTGACGTTGACAATGCCTTAAACAATCAAGCTTGCGATTATTCAATTTAGAGAAAAGATGGCTCAGTGAACAGAATACGTGGCTCCTAACCGAAGTTAGTTCAAACCCGGTCAAGCAAACTGTAGTAGAGTAGGGTACATGTTAATGCAGCcaccatatatttttatctcttaCATGTTATGGTACGCCtcatttcgtttttaaatgttttttctaaCGCCATACAATAACTCCGAGATAACTTGTCCAAGTTAGTAAATGTAAGAGATAATTTTTACCCTCACACGAGCTTAAAATTAGTTGAATTAATTTGAACTAAAGTTATCAGAAAGTGGGTCAATATGTAAATCATGTAAGctgcatattatatttacttataaataatgatgattTTATCAAAACTTGTATAAACAAGCGTATTTTAAGTACATCGAATTTATTTGTTATCGATGTTAAGAAATAAGACAAGATTCGTGAAAGTCAGAAAATATCGTGGGATCTATCTTAACTCAGAATTCAGTTTAAATCATTCAAATAAGTCAAGggtcttacaaaaatatatattatatattcataatttcctTACCATTAAATTTGATGCACAAGTTGCATATGATGTATTCGTAAAATATTGCACAGCACAAACGCTTAAAGCATTTAACTCTTGGGGtccctatataaaaaaaagtatgttaacattaatgaattttttgttaaaacctatttataattttttttggttcACCTCTGGCATTGAAGTAACTCTGGAAAAGCATGCTATACAAGCATCACGTAGGGTTACATTGGTAGGTTGTGCGGTGCTACAAGCAAGGTTAAGTAAATTTTGCAATCTAACCctagaagtaaaaaaaatattaacatgatatttatttattatcaaagttattacaattaattaatatcgtattttttaaataacgtacCCATTTGACGGACAAAGAGCGGATATTTTTTGAGTTTTCCATTGGAGAATTTTGTTTTTCACATCACTCAAATCAAAAATTCCATTTGTAGATACTCCGACCTATAAAGAGATAAAACTGgaaggtttttatattattaatagaatatgcTTCAGTTCTGTGGtctaaaaaaaggtaaattaataCATCTGACCTCGCTAAAATTTAGCAAGTTATTCTTccattgcataatatttttttgcacttCGTTTAGATCTAAAATTGAACCATAAATCCCAAtctgttgaaaataataatgaaaaaaaaaaaaactggctgGTATGgctttatatcatttattttataaaaaaatattttgttaatgtattataaaaaagaatacttaCAAGTAGTGTTAATATTATAccgtaattaattgtttttatcattttattaaagatgCTTAGCAAACAAGCAGACTGTTTTATGTCACTTGTTTTACATGGAATAAAATTTCGAATAGTTGTTAATAATAACATGCAACACGCATGGAAAAAGTAAGTGGAAAAATATAGAACACCGTTTTGAAATTTTATCCATAACGAAGTGATTCCGTAgtgatttcattttgtttattaattaaaatacactaaCATTATCATTgtgagtttttatttatcgCCACATAATTAGCGCGCCACCAActataactaagatgttatgtcccttgtgcctgtagttacacgggctcactcacccttcaaaccggaacacaacaatagtgagtactgtagtttaacggtagaatatctgatgagtgggtgatacctacccaggttGGCTTGaacaatgccctaccaccaagtaaatcataTCATCTAATCAAACTGATGTTATAAAAAGCACCAGATTTTATAGATTGCATTTTTCACGCGACCAAAACGTCATAAGTGCCGGAATGGCATGGCTTACGTTTTTTGTACAACGTGgtgtaacattatattattcgtaCAGATTTTACGTATTGTGGGATGGTGtggtgtttaaataaattcatgttTCTTATTGTgttaatacaatactattagcTACGTTTTTAATCACTTGAATAACAAGTAATTTTAGTTACTACTACGTaactataagtatttttttaaagtgttggTTTCTCAGTGATATCGAGGAAttctaaattttacatttacaaaaataaaaacgtttatgCTATTATAACACTATCCCATTCATGTTCAGTATAGCGTAAAGTGAGAGCGGTATGTAACaaagcaatttatataaacacatactAATTTATAGAGCTGAttcttttttgtaaattgttgaagtcctttctaattataaatgttttagaaCACTCCGGCAGAATAAAACTGACTGGGAATTCCTGATCGGAAGATTTAAGATCATAAGTCGAAAACggacataaaaatacatttcaattttaatatgagCGAGCATCAATGTTACTTTAACCTTCCTGTTTTAATAGTAGATTTAGATTGATATCCATGTTTTCTGTTTCATTGCAAAGTTTTACTgctttttaattaccgcctCTTTCATACCATGCAAAAAGTATTTGACAAATACATAAAGCTAAAGTTATGAATTATGTAGAAGGACAGTTTTACCATCTGGTTGCCATAGTCAtttcaacttaataaaaatatgtgattaaacttttttatagacGGTAAATCTAATAATGATTgcaaaatgttttgaattaacggatttactgtttttatttattggtaatgTGCTGCTTTTTACTTGATAACGGCTTGAAAGGTTGACAACAGAGGCGAGAATACACATCGATGCTTGCAACGTGATTATGAATGCggtatatgtacatttatattttatatttactactcAATAAACAATAACGAGTATCATGAAAACCGTCTCATCTATCCGTAATCCGTCAGCATACGTATTATTATAAGGTTTATGGTAACAGTAACAGACAGAGTCtataaaattcatcaattttgttgtacataaacattatatcattgtgtaaaatatatcaaaaaataagcCTTATTATATTCTACAggattaggtatatttataaatagcataAAACAAAGTAGCTTTCTGTTTCTAACTGTATTTCCGCTAACATCTTATTAATgactcaacggattttgatgaggttttcactaatagaaaAATTGACTAACGAGGAAGGTTTTTATACATCAtttgttactattttaaataataaaactgatttcgTACGCTTACATAGTGAACGTAACGCTAAAACTTAGAAGTTGAATCAAATTAAAGTACTATAAAATTGCAGGTCTTAAAATTGCGTACAAAAAATATCGccatattatatctattttctATGGTAAACTtgcaataagtatttttatctgatacaaattattaaaaaaaaaaacataatttatttgctGAGCAATTttcacaaatttattattatttctcattcaaaaattatttcagTTACCTTGGGCATCATcttcatcattacatagtaaaaaacaaagtcgcttactgctatctgtccctatgtatgattagatctttaaaattacacaatggattttgatgctgcttttttaatagataggttgattcaagaggaaggtttatatatataatacatgcgcgttataatagagaaacactgacaattttagaggtttctaaagtgatgtcgtaaataaatacattatttgcgcttacattgcaaacgctggttgaacgctacgagatagatcaaaataatgcactacagtattgtacaccttataaaggtcttcaaagtgatggtatatgtctatttttAGGGATAACACAATACATttagcatttaatatagatcaatatgaccccTTGCAGCATgtactttaaatgtatattttcgaagatattacagattaaaaacgcCCTGCGTTTTGtgttgtctaacgactgaaaaactatgaataaaaaacattgcacccgtgcgaagccagggcgggtccctaatttggtataaattatatttatcttttacacTACTACGTTCAAGTAAATACTTAAGAAGATATTATCGTTTTCAAATTATGTGCAGCACAAAAAAATCTTTCGCTGCAAAACCGGTGGTTGAATAACTGGccgacataataataaaatgtttacctGAGCGATTAAATTTACTCAAATTTGAATCTAAAAGTCGtagactaattttattattttgttcaaacTATAATTAGGcccaatttcaatttatatatctcATTTATGAAATGgtacttgtataaaataataaataaaaaataaatatacagtataCTATTTTCATTCTGCACCCGTTCGcttgtaaatgataaaaaaacttgAGAGTATTTGTTAACGTTTACATAGAAAAGGTAAAAGAGCACATACATTGCTCGAGTAATTATCTTAAAAGGTTACTTCTTTCGCATAACACTGATTTTGGGATGACAGTATAAACAAGGTTAGTTATGCcacgatataaaatttaaaatatcattttatataggcaaaataattataaatttgtaattatttgacAAAGCTTACAACCTTACAAAACTTTAccaatctatttaatattaaaaatgggaTGAAAATCTGCAGGGgtcatttttacatatattttttttcattatttcgatcaataataataattatgttgtttattCGTCCTTATTCCTCCTTTAAGTCCTTTGACTAATACTGAAGGTATGGGCAGCCATTATTTAGTAGTCGGAATAATTATTGTCTAAATTTGTTGCTGGCAATAGTCgaaagttttaaatgaaaaatgaaaatttagacTTAAATCTAGTCTATGGCAAAGCAAAGACAATTGCTATAATCATTACCAAAAGTCCAAAAGGAATATCACGCTTAGTCTTTGGATTATTGATGAAAGTGATAGGTCAAATTTcctcgttttaattttatttttatttttgttttaactctATAATGATTGAAGGAAAAGCgaatgtaagtatttaatatttagactcagtatgaattaaaatataacaatatttcatacaatattacttcatttaaaaaaaatatatattaattttaacctaTTTTCGTTTAAGGAACTACCCGACTTTCAAGTGTTCCGGACAGTAATAAAATACTGtttgttcattattattgtacCAGTGCTATCATTCTTCATAGTCAAGATTTTGCTTTTTGATAGCCTGTTGCGTTTGGAGACTATAACAAGCAGCGTTTACTCGGCTGTAGTAGCAGTAATCGTCTTACATGTAACTCTGGGTCTCTATATTTATAGGGCATATAGTGAAACTGATAAAGTGCCAGCTAAACCTGTAAAGAAAGATTAAAAGTACTTATTCCCTTCTAATTAGTTTTAAGTCAGACAAAATGGACAATCTTTACATGAAAGGTGAACTTTTGCAAGTGCACACAAAAAATAGCGAAATCATTGAAGGCCGATTTTATAGTATTACTAATGATAAATCGAAAATATCACTTTATGAAGTTAAAGAGGTATCTGAGGGTGAACAGAATGATGGAGTTTGCCATTACTATGATTCGGAAGTACGAAACATTGTAAAGTTGCAAGAAGATAATCAACAAGCTTATTTAAAGATACCACTAAAAGAATgtgaagaaattataaaaacttcgaaaaagtatatttatataaaccaagTCGATCACGGTTTTCATGAGGCTATTAATGATTTGaatcaaaacaattatattgcTGTCAGTACTGATGGTGCAAATATGGGACGGAAATGTAAGATGCCTTTTTTGGTTATTTCCACAccacaacaaatatatatttttgacattcaaGTTCTGCAATATCATGCATTTGAAGCTGGTTTAAAGAAAATTCTGGAGAGTGAAAATCCTAAGAAGATTGTCCATGATTGTAGAAAACTTTCTGATTGCTTATACCACAAACATAATGTTAAGCTGAACTCTGTGTTTGATACTCaggtttgttattaaaataatatgtagtaatttattaacatcacataaacataactaaaatatatatttttttaggttggAGATCTTatcatatcaaaaaataaaacaggacGTTTACCTAATAATGTTAAGACTTTTTCTGAATGTCTTAACAATCATCTTGgtttgaaacaaaacaatattcaaGAGAAAgtgagtattaaatatttaaaaaaaaatgaaaattaagtatatttatgaagaaatatttttaaattttattctttcttttttCAGTTGGATATAGTACAATGCACAGAACGTCCTCTGTCAACTGGTATTAAAGAAATTCTTGCAaagaatatatgttatttacatCGTCTTTCTGAAATGATAAATGATCAAATGATGTTACCTTTCCTAAGAGGTGTTGAGTGCTTTGTAGAGAATCTTCGCTCATGTGACGATTTCAAAGCTTGGGAGCTGTGTGGCAAGCAATATCAGTTACCAAAGGATTTCAAGAATGCTATAGAGTATTAACAttccacaaaaataaaatgtagtattaggcttttttctttttttttgcccctatttttaattttgacattaaaagtaaaatatttatatcactaAATATATTCACATGCAATTATTGCTTCTATTATAATAGCCAttactttcaaagttatttGAATGTACTTAATGCATCAAGACATACTGGTAGtgctaatatttcatattttcgctaagaattgataataataatttatattctattgtaaTATCAGTATTCTATTgtaggttaaaatatttatacttctaAAACGAAgtcttaaattattcaaaatttattaaattagtcaagattattaatataatatgtatgtactattttaaattgggactcatagtgaaaaaaaaaaaattaaactatagttATTGTTCATCTgtgattaaaacaaatatgctttttttactaaaaatagatgttatttttatacagaatgtaaaatttcttacaaatttattattgtattactatGTAGCTTAAATGTCTTCAAGCTAAGCTTTTGTAGGGTAAGATTGTTCATATCGTTCATAGTAAGTGTtacgaatgaaatattttgGGAATGGTATACAGCcttgattattaatattgtgtgAAAAAGTGTGGCTTTGCATATTGGATAGGCTTCAACAAATATCTTGAAATAGGTTAAGTGTGAACTATGCTTTTGTGGTACAGGTAATTtgctaatgaaatatatttgtgcttgaaaatgaaatgttttaatttatattataaagaaaacaacaactttagataaaatatatatatatttaattatgcttTTGTAAGAAACATGTTAGGGTAAAAAGCTAAACCTTCAATTGATTCATCCCGACATGCCAAGCCTAGGCTTTCAGTCGTAAAGAGGCGCTCGCGTGCGAGCAGGACGGAAACATTTGCAATTTGAGACAGCTTCACTGGAGTAAGGAATCCATTTTCTTCAagctaaaatttttatatattgtagtttttaaaatgctatacttcaaattaaattataagtatagtaaaatgtaataaaaaattaaagactaGTTACCAATTGACTAGTAGCTTTTGCTATTTCTTCGTCTCTGTTACTATTAAGCTGTAGTACACAAGCACCACTCGGAAATTTACGTAAAGACATAGGCGAGTCAACATTTTGTAAcaaccttaaaaataaacatgttatatagtaaattacaaataagtGCTGGAAAACAAATAAGATAAcaagacaatatttttaataacaatagatCCTAGTTGGTGAATGATTTAAAGCATGCCTAGgcacaatatgtatataaaaatcaaattattctcaTTCTCATCTGCCTTATCCATTTTGTGTCTAGTTTAGGCCGAAATTAAGAGGACATCATCaacaagaatattttgttttgtacatAGATAGCTGCAGGTCAATCATGAAATGCCAGTTTTGATTCTTACTTGCAAGCATTCAGTAAATCTTCAGGTGATATAAGTTCCAAGCCTCTTGCTCTATTTACTCTGCACCATACATCTGCTAAAGACATTATTCCACCACagtcctaaaataaatatatttaaataatgtaatattctaAACCTATGTTTTTAAGAACTTATGTTGAGTATTCAGTACttttaacaaatgttaaataataaaggtattttatagAAAGTAAATTACTTCATACAAGTAGAGTTACAACTAATTTATGCATATAATGTAACTTATATTCTTATGGGTgtagtttcattataattaaaatttgtttatttatttcattgtttcatgCACTTACGATTAAAACTGCCACCATCATATCAGATATCTGTTGCGCTAGGCCCATATAATAATCTGAATCTGACCTGAATGTATCTCGCGTTACAGGATCATCAATACCCAAGCTCATAAGATAAGATTTAAACCTAACAGTATCATCTTCCGAGATATCTCCTTGTTTCTcctgttaaaatattacatgtaaaaatgattattcaatatctttaaaatatacattttaaagagaATCATTTAGAAAATTACCCttatttttgatgaaattgtCTTAGATACAGTAACCATTTCCTTAGCCTTTTCCATTAATTTTTTCAAATCCTGAAATGCCACACTTATACTCTGATCAGTAGCCCTGTGTTGTTCTTCTATACTTCTTTCTATACCAACAATGCCAGAGCGGATTTTAGAATTAATTGGTGTTACAGAAGGCTTTGGGGTTGAATTTGATGCAGGCAAGTTACTCGAAGTAGATAATTGCTGGGTTCTTTCCCAAGCTTTAGCAGCTACTGCTTCACTTAGAGCCTTATAGAAGGCATTATCAATACCAtccttaaatgaaaattttataaaatggtaTGGGCTCACTACTGCTGGGCCCGGCCTCTTaccttaaataaaagtattttagaattacaagcaatttatattgttatagctATGATATATAGATACATTCAAAATTTTTCATTACCTGGAATTGTAGGTCCTAGGTGTAATATAATTCGTTTTGGACCACCAAGACCAAACATACCACCACTTTCTTCTTccatacaaaatatgtaatataaatgtaaagacAAACACACTAATCCTTTAGGTATGTCACCTGGCTTGCCCCAAAGAATTCTGTGTGTCGTAAGCACTACTTCACCATCAACGAATTGTGTCTAAAATGTGACGAAAGAGTGAggcatttgttatttaaataaaataaaaatagaccaAACATATTGTTACCTTATCATCTCCATCAtagattttaacatttttatcacGTTTAAGATAGTTTTCACCTTCAAATAGGCGCGCTTCTATATACTCAAATCTATCCATGGCTTCTAAACAAATATGAATAGTAGAATGATTCagacaatattaaatgtttaaggtTCTActcaatgatatatataaaatgatacattataatttataagaagtgttgaaattttagatttttgtgaATCTTTTATGCCTTTTTAGATTAagataaagaagaaaataacaaataagaatttaattttattaaaatatcaacttaAGGTCATCACCTACATTCATAGTTTTTAACATTGACTTTGACATTTTTGACAGTTAtagttatgatttaaaatttaattattaatttaattttataatccgAATCTAAAGACTAAGTAATCTCATTAAACCAAATTGCCttcgtgttttttatttattttcaaatctaAATACACTTTcagtacttatatttttaacgaaaacGAACATTGaagttaaatatgaaaatagcgctttattctttatatgtattaaacaaaaatagcaaaaatcaaaatagaaaaactgttaataaatattctccGGTGAACTACGAAAATCTAGAATTTTGATTTAAAGAATTAATCTTTAGAAAAATCCACTCTTCCTTTAATAACCTTGACATTTGACACTTGAGTTCTTGACAATCAAAATGTTGTCTCCGTCTGACGTTGTagcaattttttacataaatgaaaGGATAGACTGACTTGAGAGGAAAAGTTAACCTGCAATTATTTCACAGTTAGAACACTCGTAGCATTACATTTACTTCAGACATAGCCTTGAGTGTAGAGTGattgttacatattattttaactattttgtaCTTATAATTATGACTGATTCTC
Coding sequences:
- the Vps36 gene encoding vacuolar protein-sorting-associated protein 36, whose translation is MDRFEYIEARLFEGENYLKRDKNVKIYDGDDKTQFVDGEVVLTTHRILWGKPGDIPKGLVCLSLHLYYIFCMEEESGGMFGLGGPKRIILHLGPTIPGKRPGPAVVSPYHFIKFSFKDGIDNAFYKALSEAVAAKAWERTQQLSTSSNLPASNSTPKPSVTPINSKIRSGIVGIERSIEEQHRATDQSISVAFQDLKKLMEKAKEMVTVSKTISSKIREKQGDISEDDTVRFKSYLMSLGIDDPVTRDTFRSDSDYYMGLAQQISDMMVAVLIDCGGIMSLADVWCRVNRARGLELISPEDLLNACKLLQNVDSPMSLRKFPSGACVLQLNSNRDEEIAKATSQLLEENGFLTPVKLSQIANVSVLLARERLFTTESLGLACRDESIEGLAFYPNMFLTKA
- the LOC113397494 gene encoding piRNA biogenesis protein EXD1-like, with amino-acid sequence MDNLYMKGELLQVHTKNSEIIEGRFYSITNDKSKISLYEVKEVSEGEQNDGVCHYYDSEVRNIVKLQEDNQQAYLKIPLKECEEIIKTSKKYIYINQVDHGFHEAINDLNQNNYIAVSTDGANMGRKCKMPFLVISTPQQIYIFDIQVLQYHAFEAGLKKILESENPKKIVHDCRKLSDCLYHKHNVKLNSVFDTQVGDLIISKNKTGRLPNNVKTFSECLNNHLGLKQNNIQEKLDIVQCTERPLSTGIKEILAKNICYLHRLSEMINDQMMLPFLRGVECFVENLRSCDDFKAWELCGKQYQLPKDFKNAIEY
- the LOC113397502 gene encoding uncharacterized protein LOC113397502; its protein translation is MKMMPKVGVSTNGIFDLSDVKNKILQWKTQKISALCPSNGVRLQNLLNLACSTAQPTNVTLRDACIACFSRVTSMPEGPQELNALSVCAVQYFTNTSYATCASNLMALSTSALNVQPSGCYMGYCDFARCLRRINSINLITQCTRESRTGVNITIDSNNVRFYTNVTSCILAKSRCGTFNPITGDPQTPGYTSSGLRLSNALQFSETGELRILAFSTATPVSTSFCSTSTNLTQTNWLTNIC